In one Mycoplasmopsis canis PG 14 genomic region, the following are encoded:
- a CDS encoding bifunctional 5,10-methylenetetrahydrofolate dehydrogenase/5,10-methenyltetrahydrofolate cyclohydrolase — translation MKILSGKELAKIETEKLKKELEDMQLVRKPILSIVQVGDNPASNKYIAAKLRKCEEVGIEGRLHKFKETISQNGLLKKLDIINEESDGIIIQLPLPDHIPTQVILDAVPFEKDVDGLTSRNEFKLYNDSDQKYFVPATARAVLEIMDHYNVNYKENVKVCVVGRSHVVGKPLAHIIKKQGADVATFNERTGVKGVESGDVVIVAIGVANHIKAENIKEGAVVIDVGTNLDGNLSKELYGDVDFESVKEKASAITPVPGGVGPMTVVCLLKNLVDAIK, via the coding sequence ATGAAAATACTAAGCGGAAAAGAATTAGCAAAAATCGAAACAGAAAAATTAAAAAAAGAACTTGAAGATATGCAATTGGTAAGAAAACCTATTTTATCGATTGTGCAAGTAGGAGATAATCCTGCTTCAAACAAGTATATCGCCGCAAAACTAAGGAAATGTGAAGAAGTCGGTATCGAAGGAAGGTTGCATAAATTCAAAGAAACTATTTCTCAAAATGGTCTTCTTAAAAAGTTAGATATAATCAATGAAGAGTCAGATGGAATAATAATTCAATTACCCTTACCTGATCACATTCCTACTCAAGTTATATTGGATGCAGTCCCATTTGAAAAAGATGTTGATGGTTTAACATCAAGAAATGAATTTAAATTATATAATGATTCTGATCAAAAGTATTTTGTACCCGCAACAGCGAGAGCAGTATTGGAAATAATGGATCATTACAATGTTAATTACAAAGAAAATGTTAAAGTTTGTGTTGTGGGAAGAAGTCATGTTGTTGGTAAACCGCTTGCACATATTATCAAAAAGCAAGGTGCAGACGTAGCAACTTTTAACGAAAGAACAGGTGTTAAAGGCGTTGAGTCTGGAGATGTTGTTATTGTTGCTATAGGCGTTGCAAATCACATTAAAGCCGAAAATATAAAAGAAGGCGCAGTAGTAATTGATGTAGGAACAAATCTAGATGGGAACTTATCAAAAGAACTTTATGGAGATGTTGATTTTGAGTCTGTTAAAGAAAAAGCCTCTGCAATAACGCCTGTTCCAGGCGGAGTAGGACCTATGACAGTTGTTTGTTTATTAAAAAACTTGGTAGATGCTATCAAATAA
- the pfkA gene encoding 6-phosphofructokinase has product MKKIAILTSGGDAPGMNNAVRAVAKHAKANGIEAFLVYEGYKGLYNDQIIPADSVDLDAYINQGGTFIYSARFPEFKDENIRKVAIDNLQKRNIEALVVIGGDGSYKGAQLLHEAGVKTIGLPGTIDNDIAASDYTIGYDTALNTIVDAIDKIRDTAKSHQRIMIVEVMGNGCGDLALYSGLATGAEIIATNQYKLSNEEIVEKSKELTKQPGRRSIIIVVSEKCYDIKELEKQIQEGTGWDTRSNPLNHIQRGGRPSAQERILASLLGQKAVDFLLEGKSGLAVGIIKNDIVGVPILEALSMENASKNKFIQKAIKFNKLNQAK; this is encoded by the coding sequence ATGAAAAAAATCGCTATTTTAACTTCAGGTGGTGATGCCCCTGGTATGAATAATGCAGTACGTGCAGTAGCTAAGCATGCTAAAGCAAACGGTATTGAAGCTTTCTTAGTTTATGAAGGATACAAAGGATTATACAATGATCAAATTATACCTGCTGATTCAGTAGATTTAGATGCTTATATAAATCAAGGTGGAACATTTATTTATTCAGCACGTTTTCCAGAATTTAAAGATGAGAATATACGTAAGGTAGCTATTGATAATTTACAAAAAAGAAATATAGAAGCTCTAGTTGTAATTGGTGGAGACGGAAGTTATAAAGGTGCTCAACTACTACATGAAGCCGGAGTAAAAACAATTGGTTTACCAGGTACTATTGATAATGATATTGCTGCAAGTGATTATACAATTGGTTATGATACAGCTTTAAATACAATAGTAGATGCTATTGATAAAATAAGAGACACAGCTAAAAGTCATCAAAGAATAATGATAGTTGAAGTTATGGGTAATGGTTGTGGTGACTTGGCATTGTATTCAGGTCTTGCAACTGGTGCAGAAATTATTGCTACAAACCAATACAAATTATCAAACGAAGAAATTGTAGAAAAATCAAAAGAATTAACAAAACAACCAGGCAGAAGAAGTATTATAATAGTAGTCTCAGAGAAATGTTATGATATCAAAGAACTCGAAAAACAAATTCAAGAAGGGACAGGTTGAGATACAAGAAGCAACCCTCTTAACCATATTCAAAGAGGCGGAAGACCATCAGCTCAAGAAAGAATCTTGGCTTCATTACTTGGACAAAAAGCTGTCGACTTTTTACTAGAAGGGAAATCAGGTCTTGCTGTTGGTATTATAAAAAACGATATTGTTGGAGTACCTATTTTAGAAGCTTTATCAATGGAAAATGCATCTAAAAATAAATTTATTCAAAAAGCAATTAAATTTAATAAATTAAATCAAGCAAAATAA
- a CDS encoding LLM class flavin-dependent oxidoreductase has protein sequence MKKIELGISTFGETTILEKTGKAISHDERIRNMIEEVELADKVGLDIYAVGEHHREDFAISSPEMMLAAGAVNTKKIKLTSAVTVLSSNDPVRVYQNFAHVDALSNGRAEIMVGRGSFIESFPLFGYDLKDYEQLFTEKLDMLLHIKDNEIVTWKGKLTQSIDAKGVYPRAIDLPIWVATGGNIHSTINIALKGLPIVYAVIGGNPYAFKPLVNAYKQVGKEAGHSEDKLKVGAHSWGYIAETTEKAKNDFFWPTKQLVDNIARTRESWTEMDRRSYEYMVSDQGAMIVGDPKLVAKKIIKLVEELQLDRFMLHLPTGSVPHEDLLKAIKLYGEEVAPIVREYFANK, from the coding sequence ATGAAAAAAATTGAATTAGGAATTTCAACATTTGGGGAAACAACAATACTAGAAAAAACAGGGAAAGCCATTTCTCATGATGAACGTATCAGAAATATGATTGAAGAAGTTGAATTAGCGGATAAAGTTGGATTGGATATTTATGCAGTTGGTGAACACCACAGAGAAGACTTTGCTATTTCTAGCCCTGAAATGATGTTAGCAGCAGGTGCTGTAAATACAAAAAAGATTAAACTTACAAGTGCTGTAACAGTTCTCTCATCAAATGACCCAGTTAGAGTGTATCAAAACTTCGCTCACGTTGATGCTTTATCAAATGGTCGCGCAGAAATTATGGTTGGTAGAGGATCATTTATCGAATCATTCCCTCTTTTTGGGTATGATTTAAAAGATTATGAACAATTATTTACAGAAAAATTAGATATGTTATTACATATTAAAGATAATGAAATTGTTACTTGAAAAGGAAAATTAACACAATCAATAGATGCTAAGGGAGTATACCCTAGAGCTATAGATTTACCAATCTGAGTTGCTACAGGTGGTAATATTCATTCAACTATTAATATTGCTTTAAAAGGACTTCCAATTGTTTATGCTGTCATTGGTGGTAACCCATATGCTTTTAAACCATTAGTTAATGCTTATAAACAAGTAGGGAAAGAAGCTGGTCACAGCGAAGACAAGCTTAAAGTTGGTGCTCACTCATGAGGATACATTGCTGAAACAACAGAAAAAGCTAAGAACGATTTCTTCTGACCTACTAAACAACTTGTTGATAACATAGCAAGAACAAGAGAAAGTTGAACAGAAATGGATAGAAGATCATACGAGTACATGGTTTCAGATCAAGGAGCAATGATAGTTGGTGATCCGAAACTAGTTGCTAAGAAAATTATTAAACTTGTAGAAGAATTGCAACTTGATAGATTTATGTTGCACTTACCAACAGGGTCAGTTCCTCATGAAGATTTATTAAAAGCTATTAAACTTTATGGTGAAGAAGTTGCTCCTATTGTTAGAGAATATTTTGCTAATAAATAA